A genomic window from Lycium barbarum isolate Lr01 chromosome 4, ASM1917538v2, whole genome shotgun sequence includes:
- the LOC132637544 gene encoding uncharacterized protein LOC132637544, with protein sequence MRLWVDPKSVEKLEINAKIHCGGGEVTAGTHTGGSISIREHCKKLAVEKGQDPTPSEMHLHVRTHGHDGKSFLDERAQAVHLREEKRREECMVLDLKRKLTNHMLPIFIEQERGVISTPSHEPNTPNDNSSAVTPIVPPPPTANVDEFDPSLSDDDRSLSPMH encoded by the exons ATGCGACTTTGGGTGGATCCTAAGAGCGttgaaaagttagaaataaatgCAAAAATTCATTGTGGCGGGGGAGAAGTCACAGCTGGGACTCACACGGGTGGCTCTATCTCTATTAGGGAGCATTGCAAAAAATTG GCTGTTGAAAAGGGTCAAGATCCAACCCCAAGTGAGATGCATTTGCACGTCCGTACACATGGTCATGATGGAAAATCTTTTCTTGATGAGCGTGCCCAAGCTGTCCAT CTGCGGGAggagaaaagaagagaagaatGTATGGTCTTGGATCTGAAGCGAAAACTTACTAATCACATGCTTCCGATATTTATTGAGCAGGAACGTGGAGTCATTTCTACACCATCGCATGAGCCAAATACTCCTAATGACAACTCATCAGCTGTGACACCTATAGTGCCTCCTCCTCCTACTGCTAATGTTGACGAGTTTGATCCTTCACTTTCAGATGATGACCGTAGTCTTTCACCCATGCATTAG